A part of Streptomyces sp. NBC_00557 genomic DNA contains:
- a CDS encoding SDR family NAD(P)-dependent oxidoreductase — MANNGSLSGAVIAVAGAGGPAGHATLVRLAEAGAVVVGADNNPERLAEAVDAARYARGGATVTGETVDLLDLADTRAWADRIQKDHGRIDGLVHLVGGWRGSATFAETDLADWDLLEKLLIRTVQHTSLAFFDGLQRSDRGRYLLISAAGASKPTAGNAAYSAAKAAAEAWTLAMADGFRKAGGEAGPRSAAAILVVKALVHDAMRAERPNAKFAGFTDVKDLAKEIEDVWSRPAAEVNGNRLWLTEKP; from the coding sequence GTGGCGAACAACGGGTCTCTCAGCGGCGCGGTGATCGCGGTGGCCGGCGCGGGCGGACCCGCCGGGCACGCGACCCTGGTCCGGCTCGCGGAGGCCGGCGCGGTCGTCGTCGGCGCCGACAACAACCCCGAGCGCCTGGCGGAGGCCGTGGACGCGGCCCGCTACGCCCGCGGCGGGGCCACGGTCACCGGGGAGACAGTCGACCTGCTGGACCTCGCCGACACCCGGGCCTGGGCCGACCGCATCCAGAAGGACCACGGCCGGATCGACGGCCTGGTCCACCTGGTCGGCGGCTGGCGCGGCAGCGCGACCTTCGCCGAGACCGACCTCGCCGACTGGGACCTGCTGGAGAAGCTGCTGATCCGCACCGTCCAGCACACCTCCCTCGCCTTCTTCGACGGCCTGCAGCGCAGCGACCGCGGCCGCTATCTGCTGATCAGCGCCGCCGGCGCGTCGAAGCCCACGGCGGGCAACGCGGCGTACTCCGCGGCCAAGGCCGCCGCCGAGGCGTGGACGCTGGCCATGGCCGACGGCTTCCGCAAGGCGGGGGGCGAGGCCGGTCCGCGCTCGGCTGCTGCCATCCTGGTGGTGAAGGCGCTGGTGCACGACGCGATGCGCGCCGAACGCCCCAACGCGAAGTTCGCGGGCTTCACGGACGTCAAGGACCTCGCCAAGGAGATCGAGGACGTCTGGAGCAGGCCCGCCGCGGAAGTGAACGGAAACCGTCTGTGGCTGACCGAGAAGCCGTGA
- a CDS encoding threonine aldolase family protein, producing the protein MNPPKTDARRHHDPQVRGFASDNYAGAHPEVLAALALANGGHQVAYGEDDYTENLQRIIRSHFGATAEAFPVFNGTGANVVALQAVTDRWGAVICAESAHINVDEGGAPERMGGLKLLTVPTPDGKLTPELIDRQAYGWEDEHRAMPQVVSITQSTELGTLYTPDEIRAICEHAHARGMKVHLDGSRIANAAASLNVPMRTFTDAVGVDILSLGGTKNGAVFGEAVVVINQDAVRQMKHLRKMSMQLASKMRFVSVQLEALLAKDLWLRNARHANEMAQRLAEGVRAVHGVEILYPVQANGVFARLPHDVAERLQKRFRFYFWDEAAGVVRWMCSFDTTEEDVDTFVAALKEEMAR; encoded by the coding sequence GTGAACCCTCCGAAGACCGACGCGCGTCGCCATCACGACCCGCAGGTCCGCGGTTTCGCCAGTGACAACTACGCCGGGGCCCACCCGGAGGTGCTGGCCGCCCTGGCCCTCGCCAACGGCGGCCACCAGGTGGCCTACGGCGAGGACGACTACACCGAGAACCTCCAGCGGATCATCCGCAGCCACTTCGGGGCCACCGCGGAGGCCTTCCCGGTCTTCAACGGCACCGGCGCGAACGTCGTCGCGCTCCAGGCGGTCACCGACCGCTGGGGCGCGGTGATCTGCGCCGAGAGTGCCCACATCAACGTGGACGAGGGCGGCGCGCCCGAGCGGATGGGCGGCCTGAAACTGCTCACCGTGCCCACGCCCGACGGCAAGCTCACGCCCGAGCTGATCGACCGGCAGGCGTACGGCTGGGAGGACGAGCACCGTGCCATGCCGCAGGTCGTCTCGATCACCCAGAGCACCGAGCTGGGCACCCTCTACACGCCGGACGAGATCCGCGCGATCTGCGAGCACGCCCACGCGCGCGGCATGAAGGTGCACCTGGACGGCTCGCGGATAGCCAACGCCGCGGCCTCCCTGAACGTCCCCATGCGGACGTTCACCGACGCGGTCGGCGTCGACATCCTCTCGCTGGGCGGGACCAAGAACGGCGCCGTCTTCGGCGAGGCCGTCGTGGTGATCAACCAGGACGCGGTGCGGCAGATGAAGCACCTGCGGAAGATGTCGATGCAGCTGGCCTCCAAGATGCGCTTCGTCTCGGTGCAGCTGGAGGCGCTGCTGGCCAAGGACCTGTGGCTGCGCAACGCCCGGCACGCCAACGAGATGGCCCAGCGTCTCGCCGAGGGGGTGCGCGCGGTGCACGGCGTGGAGATCCTCTACCCGGTGCAGGCCAACGGCGTCTTCGCGAGGCTCCCGCACGACGTGGCCGAACGCCTGCAGAAGCGCTTCCGCTTCTACTTCTGGGACGAGGCCGCCGGGGTGGTGCGCTGGATGTGCTCCTTCGACACCACCGAGGAGGACGTCGACACCTTCGTGGCCGCGCTCAAGGAGGAGATGGCGCGCTAG
- a CDS encoding transglutaminase-like domain-containing protein, translating to MELIQDTADLSAYLAADEAIDHHHPVVRETAGRLAAGAADSYAYARAAYEFVRDTIPHSADADDPRVTWRASDVIGRRTGICHAKAHALTALLRAEDIPTALCYQRLTHDDGSGHVLHGLVAVRFHGAWHRQDPRGNKPGVDARFSLDGERLAWIPDPAAGELDYPVLYAEPHPLVLDALKAAPDRRHLWRTLPDAL from the coding sequence ATGGAGCTGATCCAGGACACCGCCGATCTGTCCGCTTATCTGGCCGCGGACGAGGCCATCGACCATCACCATCCCGTGGTCCGGGAGACGGCCGGGAGGTTGGCCGCCGGGGCGGCCGACTCGTATGCCTATGCGCGGGCCGCCTATGAGTTCGTCCGCGACACCATCCCGCACTCCGCCGACGCCGACGACCCGCGCGTCACCTGGCGCGCCTCCGACGTCATCGGACGGCGCACGGGCATCTGCCACGCCAAGGCGCACGCGCTGACAGCCCTGCTGCGTGCGGAGGACATCCCGACGGCCCTGTGCTATCAGCGGCTGACGCATGACGACGGAAGCGGCCACGTGCTGCACGGACTGGTCGCCGTCCGCTTCCACGGCGCCTGGCACCGGCAGGACCCGCGCGGCAACAAGCCCGGCGTGGACGCCCGGTTCTCCCTCGACGGCGAGCGGCTGGCCTGGATCCCCGACCCCGCGGCCGGTGAGCTGGACTACCCGGTCCTGTACGCCGAACCGCACCCGCTCGTCCTCGACGCGCTGAAGGCGGCCCCCGACCGGCGACACCTGTGGAGGACCCTGCCCGACGCCCTCTGA